The Rhodococcus triatomae genome includes a window with the following:
- a CDS encoding MgtC/SapB family protein: MELTVVLARAGLALLLGALVGGERQWRSRTAGLRTNALVSLGSAMFVVMGAYSFDGADADPTRVAAQIVSGIGFLGAGVIMKQGASVSGLNTAATLWAAAAVGALSGSGMYLPAVVGAVGIMVTNTVLRPVGRMMDRHPTRTGREEPSADYRFEVTCREDAEPHVRALTVSSVCRPEFRLRSMQSFDQEGTGQVCVVAELTALERDDRLLESAVSRLSAEPLVTAVRWVVEAQPSNSVFDDR, encoded by the coding sequence ATGGAGTTGACGGTGGTGCTGGCGCGCGCCGGCCTGGCCCTGCTTCTCGGTGCGCTCGTCGGCGGGGAGCGCCAGTGGCGCTCGCGCACAGCGGGATTGCGGACCAATGCGCTGGTGAGCCTCGGATCGGCGATGTTCGTGGTGATGGGGGCGTACAGCTTCGACGGGGCGGACGCCGATCCCACCCGGGTGGCCGCCCAGATCGTCTCGGGGATCGGGTTTCTCGGAGCCGGCGTGATCATGAAGCAGGGCGCCTCGGTGTCGGGGCTGAACACCGCGGCGACGCTGTGGGCTGCTGCGGCGGTGGGGGCACTGTCCGGGAGCGGCATGTACCTTCCCGCGGTGGTGGGCGCGGTGGGAATCATGGTCACCAACACGGTGCTCCGTCCGGTCGGGCGGATGATGGATCGGCATCCCACCCGGACCGGCAGGGAAGAGCCCTCTGCGGACTACCGTTTCGAGGTCACCTGCCGTGAGGATGCCGAACCGCACGTCCGGGCGCTCACCGTCTCGTCGGTGTGCCGCCCGGAGTTCCGGCTCCGGTCGATGCAGTCGTTCGATCAGGAGGGCACCGGCCAGGTGTGTGTGGTGGCCGAGTTGACCGCACTCGAGCGGGACGACCGGCTCCTCGAGAGCGCGGTCAGTCGGCTCAGTGCGGAGCCGCTCGTCACGGCGGTGCGGTGGGTCGTGGAGGCGCAGCCGAGTAACTCGGTGTTCGACGATCGGTGA
- a CDS encoding YraN family protein encodes MGDNVALGAEGERIAAEYLTAQGLSILERNWRSRHGEIDLIATDRGALVFVEVKTRTGVGFGLPAEAVTAVKQRRIRLLAVEWMRASGRGWPRLRFDVVSVLLERGRDPRVDHLEDAF; translated from the coding sequence GTGGGGGACAACGTGGCGTTGGGAGCCGAGGGGGAGCGGATTGCGGCCGAGTACCTGACGGCACAGGGGCTGTCGATTCTCGAGCGGAACTGGCGGAGCAGGCACGGCGAGATCGACCTGATCGCCACCGACCGAGGCGCGTTGGTGTTCGTCGAGGTCAAGACGCGTACCGGCGTCGGCTTCGGGCTCCCGGCGGAGGCGGTGACCGCGGTCAAACAGCGCCGGATCCGGCTGCTGGCGGTGGAGTGGATGCGCGCCTCGGGCCGGGGCTGGCCGCGCTTGCGTTTCGACGTCGTGTCGGTGCTGCTCGAGCGCGGCCGCGATCCTCGGGTCGATCACCTGGAAGACGCCTTCTGA